The genomic region AGTTATCTGTTTTTGCATTCTTTTTGCATTGTATTTGGGTTTTTCGTCGCTTTTAAGCTTATCGCCGTAATAATGCGGAATGTAATCCAGCAACTGTCTGACCCTTGCGTAGCAGTCGTTTTCATTTTCACAGCGGAAGTGCGCTACGCCCGATTTTTTTGAGTGAATCGCCGCTCCGCCGAGATCTTCAGTGCTTATGTCGAGGAACATGACGGATTTTACGACCTTAGGACCCGTTATAAAAAGCTGACTTACTTTGTCGACGGTAAAAATAAAGTCCGTAATTCCTGGGGAATAAACGGCGCCGCCTGCGCAAGGCCCCGCTACAATTGAAATCTGCGGAATGGAACCTGAGGCGCGTACGTTCTGATAAAACAGATCTCCGTATCCGCACAACGCGTCTACGCCTTCTTGAATGCGTGCTCCGCCGGAATCATTTATTCCTATCACGGGACAACGCGCCTCTATCGCCATATCGATAAGTTCTGCAATTTTTTGCCCGTGTTTTAATCCGAGAGAACCGCCTTGAACCGTAAAGTCCTGCGCGTAAAGGGCGACCTTTCTTCCGTTGATCTTTCCGAATCCGGTGATGACGCCGTCATAAGGAATATCCTTGTTTTCCATACCGAAGCTGGTACAATTATGGCGTACTCCGGAATAAATCTCCTTGAACGAGTCTTTGTCGCATATTGCATTGATACGCTCTATGGCGTGCAGTTTTCCTTTTTCATGCTGTTTTTCAATATTGTATTTCATGTAAAACCTCAACGATTTTTATTTTAAGACGTTTATCACGGTTTGTCAATATGACAAAAATTGTATTTTTGTCTGTCAAGAGACACGGGACGGGGTAGAGGAGTAGTAAAAATTCTGCGCTTTTTGCGCACAGTTAATAAACGACATTTGTCTAAAAGCAAACTCGAAGTTCAAGTACCGCCATGAACAGCGGCAAAATATGTAAAAGCGATATTTTGGCTTTGTCTGAAATCCGCCATAAATCGATGTACACGGATGTACGTCGGTTTATAATCTCACTTATTTGGCGACGCCTTTTAACCCTTCATTCTTTCCTTTTCGGCGTATACTGTTTTTTCATCGGGAAGCCAAGGATATGTTTTTTGTTCGTCGGCGATTACGCTGCCGTCATCCGTTTTTGAAAGCGAATTTTTAAGATCTTCAATAACCGGCGCCGTTTCAAATTCGCTTGACTCCAGAATTTCAGTTCTTATCCCTGTTACGAGCCATCTGTCTTTTATAAAAGAACACTGAACGAGGTCTTCGATTTTATCTACATTGATAACAGGATTTTCTCCCGACGTGAGAATTTTATAATAGCTGACCAGAAAGTTTTTTTGAGCGCCTTCCTGCGGAATACCGCCGTCTTCTTTTACGGGGCCGGGTTTTTCATTCCTTTTTATTATTTTAGGATAAAGATCCGTGGGAAGCGTATCGCCGTTGCTGTTATGCATTACTAAGTGCGAAAGCCCGTACATCCAATCGGTACCTTTGTGTTTCGGATTAAGGACGATGTTTACCCAGCGTTCGGGCGTATAAGTGTCGCCGCCGTCGTAAGCCGAACGAGCCTTTACGGTAACGTAAATGGTGCTCACGGAATTAAGGACGGCCGTGGGTTCCGAACCTTTGCAGCTTTGTTTGATAAGTTCGGAATCGAGCGAATGAATTCCTGCGTAAAACTGATTTACGGTTTCTGCAGCGGTAAGTCCCTTTGTAGTCGGCAGATCGTTAAGTCTTTTTGCGTAATCGGCGGATGCGAACGCCGTGACTATGAGCGCAATTGCGGTTGCTGCGATAAGTCCCTTATTTTTGTGTACGGCGCGCTTGAATTTTATTTTTTTGTTAAGTTTTTCAAAAAAAAGTTTGCCGTCGCGCTCAAATTCTTTTAGCTCCGTGCTTTCTGCGTTTCCTGCATCGTCGAGGGAAAAAACTGAGGAGCCGGTTTCTTGTTTGCAGTTGCCGTTTGCGCTTTCCGTGATTTTTCCGTCCGGTTTGCCGTGACCGCCGTCCGTTCCCAATTCTTTTTTTAAAATTTCAATAGGAAAATTTTCTTGAAATTCCGTGTTTTTAACCTTATTCGGCGAC from Treponema parvum harbors:
- a CDS encoding acyl-CoA carboxylase subunit beta, giving the protein MKYNIEKQHEKGKLHAIERINAICDKDSFKEIYSGVRHNCTSFGMENKDIPYDGVITGFGKINGRKVALYAQDFTVQGGSLGLKHGQKIAELIDMAIEARCPVIGINDSGGARIQEGVDALCGYGDLFYQNVRASGSIPQISIVAGPCAGGAVYSPGITDFIFTVDKVSQLFITGPKVVKSVMFLDISTEDLGGAAIHSKKSGVAHFRCENENDCYARVRQLLDYIPHYYGDKLKSDEKPKYNAKRMQKQITEILPDNSKKGYDIREVIKCVVDEDTFFEVMEEFAANASVGFGKIEGRTVGIVANNPAGLGGVLNCDASDKIARFVRYCDSFNIPLLTFVDVPGFIPGPEEEQKGIIRHGAKVIFAYSEASVPKVTVITRKAYGGAYIAMCSKHLGADFVYAWPTSEIAVMGAEGALGILYAKEMSDPAKAAFVAEKSQEYKDTIMTPTIAAQRGYISEVINPEETRSRVAESFAVLENKTAMDHPLKKHGNIPL